In the Glycine max cultivar Williams 82 chromosome 19, Glycine_max_v4.0, whole genome shotgun sequence genome, AACCAACCAAAACCACCTATTTATATTTTACTCATAGAAGATAGAATGGGACAGTTAGTAATCAGGTTGATTAGTTCATGGATCAGTAGGGCTCAAGACTACAAAATGAGAGCAACCCATCAAAACTGAACCAAATGGCCAATAGTTGAAAGTCAAAACATCATTCCAAGGCACAAGCAATTGAGAGGGAATCACACTCCTCTCCTCTAAGAGATTAATGTGTTATATTTAGCCTATTTAAATGTAAAGAAgcctttaaacaatttttttccctCTCCATGACTCTCAACATAATTGACAGGTACTTTTGAATCCTTTACTATCAACTTTGGCATTTTAGAAAATGGTGATTTTTGGGTAAAGTTCCAAAATAATAGTAAGAGTATTTAAAACTTCGTTTCATTTTCTAGCATGTAAAATTGATAGGTTGAAAACCAACTGTTGGTGACACTAAATTTGTAGAGGAAGGAAAAATACTCCCAGGGGGTTCATTCACAGTTCACCATCACTAAAAGGTTTGTTCACATTAAAATAGGCtaatcttagaatttgggcTTAAAGCTTAACTTATTTATAGTCATTGTGGAATCTCAATCTTCTAAGACACCAGCAACATCAATCTTCTAAGACACCAGCAACAACAATGGATTCAGAATAGGCTCTAATGTCATCTTAGAATTTGGGCTCACAAACTCAATTTGTGAAGTGAGGGCTGCCCAAGCTTTATAAGGAATACATTGGACATATTTCTAGATGATGTGGGACCTCAACCTATTGAAAGCTGACATCCGAGTGGTTGCACAATACGATGTTTTACTTAGCCTTTCTGATTAGCCCCTTAGTAGCCCTTTCTAACATTGGTAGACCGCTATTAAGGCAGTTTTCCAACAACTAAACTGTAGCaaatttcatcttttagggGACAGGAGTGTAATTTAAGCATCTAGCATGAAGCATGACTTTTACCCAACAATTAAAATAGCAAATCCATGTCGTTCATTCACAGAATCACATCAAGGCATGTAGATGTAAGTAGAGAAATTTAACGGGCAAATATAAAAATGCTTCCAACAAAGTGCCagccccccctcccccccatcaaataaataaataaatatgccgGGCCATAATTTGCTTTTCTAGGGGAGGAAAAGAATGTTAAGAGTTTAGCTGAGGATGCCTTTGACTGGCTGCCTGCACAGGACAATATAGTAATCGAGCTCCCAAGTAGTCCATACTCTATACCATAGCAAGCTTTACATAACATTTAGGCCAAATAAAAGTACAAACCAAGTAACTCACAGGGTCATTCAGTTTTGGTGGCCAACAACACAAGCAACATGGACATTTTCAGGTAGCATCTTTGTAATTCCTGGGTAAGATTTTACACCAACAAATTCCAAGTCACAGAGACTGCTATatgattgttttattttacatgAATTACATTACACTTGGTATCTAAGCCTTGTTGATGATCATCTACATTCCTAGTCAATATATTAAGATAAGATGTGAAGATTTTCACTTGATTGGAACAAAAGCCATATCTTGGAATGCCCAAAAACACTGATAGATTTATCCATCTACACTAATTATTTAAGGACACTAAAAAGCACATATCCTTCAGATAAATCAAAGGGGTGATTCCTGGAGCATGGTTAAGGCAGTCAAGTGCCAGCAATTGCAAAAAAACTTTACTTATAAAGCCAATTAATGACTTTGTAAGGAAAATAACATGATCTATGAAGTATCCCACTGACAACTTCCATACAGACTGAAGTAATACAAATTCACTGACTTTCCATTCTTTTACTCGAAGCAAAGGTAAGTTACTGTTCCCTCCTCTTTACCTTTCTCCACACATTGCAAAAGCATACATAGTTAATCTAAGGATCACATAAAAAGGTAAACCTGTCAAACACCCTATACCAATATACCACCAAATTACCCCATTCACGTAAAAATGTGTTTCATGATACCAAAACATATTGTTACTTACAACTTGAGTACAGCACTGTCAACAAGGCCACCTGTGTCATACACTTGATAGAGGCATGCAAAAACattacaacaacaaaacaaacacaccaCTTTTCTATCATAGCAAGGAATTTGCCCGATtggaagaaaaacaaatgaatctCAATTCCCAAAGCATTCTGTGGACATGTGCAGCACTCAGCACCTTCTATCTAGTTGCCAAAACTCCCCACCCTACCATTACATTATGGTTGTTACGTAGCAGTTAGTTATTATAGGCCAGTTAGTCAAGAGTTGCCTATAAATTAGAGGCGTGTTTGATCTACAATGGCTAGAGAGATATGCTTATGTTATTTAGTTTCCGCTGTTTGAACTGAATATcacatttaaattcatttgcatgtttacatCACTaactatatttgttttaaaaaaaaaattagtggaaGAATTGCATAGGAATGAATGAATAatgataagattttattttatttttctcgtaaggaaatatatatagatttatgTAAAAGGATGGTACCGCCTTCCTCAACCTGCCACATTTCCCACTACAGCTTGGGTTCTATTAGTTTTTgtgattttctttattcatttcACTTTTTAGTTGAGCGTTTTCTCGAATAGTTTCTGTTAAGCTTtagatttttattgttttgacaTTCTTATTCACGACGAGGCAAACACAAGATGTACCAGTTCTTAAGGATTGTTCGAATCGCATTCCTTGCGGGCAGTTTTGGATGCTTATTGGACCTAATGGGCGTGGAAAATCTACTTGAAGGTATGTTGCACGATTTTGGTCATCTTTTCGTTGTTTTTTTTGCTGTGTTTTTCCATTTGCTTCGGAGAGGTTAAAGGAAAGCCACTGCACCACCATAACCACCAACTCCCCACCGTGACCAACCTCCGACCACCACCAAGCAGCACTGCCGCACCACCACTGTCGTGCCGCATCATCACCATCTCCTCCACCCTTCATCCACCGtgacctctctctctctttttctcttctacgcttccttctccctctcttAAGAGTTTtgattgtttgtttgtttgttccaTTAACTCTTGAAATGGGTAAATTGGAGATTCGATGTATTTGTTTTGACAGAAAGCaaagtattttatatttgttgagAGGGTTGTAATGCTGAATGTTGTTTCCAACCAGTGGAGTAGGGATAAATTCTGCAATGGATGATATGAATTTGATTCAGCAAACCCAGATACATCACTTGGTTGTGAGGGAGATTGGCGAGGAGATTGATTTAGACATCCCTATGGATATTCTTTGCAAGATCTTCTTACTAAGCATGTAAAAGTGGTCTCTGAATTTTTGACAGCTCAGTATGATGAGGTTTGTTTCCTCCTTGACATATTTATCTGATTTTACCATATCAAGGCAGCACTTTTGTGctgattgagaaaaaaatgtgtatataccCCAGGAAATTgtttggaaaataaataaatcgattaacTGTTCTGTTCTCTATGATATAATTAAGTGTTCATATCCTCATATTTGAACATGTACATAGTGCATATTGCAAATTGAATGATTAGTGTGGTTTTATCTCTCATATTGCATTTCATCTTTTCTAATAGGACTTTATGTTCCCGGTTCTTTGATGTATATGAGAAACTCTTGACATCTCCTAATTATGTCACAAGGAGGCAGTCTTTGAAGGTTTGTTCTGGCCATAAGTTTCGATGTTTTTGTTTCTcgatcatatttttatttatgtgaatttaacaatttaatttctatgaaTTTCAGCTTATCTCGGaatttcttttggaatctcCTAATTCCCAGATAATGAAGCGGCATCTTAAAAGTTCGTTACTTGAAAGTCATGATGACATTGTTGAGGGTATAACTTCTCATAACCATGTGTAATTGTATCATATTCTCCTTTCTACCCATGACTAATAGGCATGCTTACATGATGCTTAGTTTATGTGTTTACTTGCTTCACTTTTCATGATTATATGCAATATGCTATGCACAACTGAATGTGAGGCACATATAGCTTGGTTTCTCAACTCTCCTTATGAATGTTAGGCACATATGGTGAAGagtatttttatcttatctcctagctcgattttactgttttttgttttatatcatTACCATAACCAATTGCATGTAATTTCCTCAGTTCCAAATTTCTGTGGTATGCTTTATCTCAAATCATTTATCAAGTAAAGAAACAGTGTTTG is a window encoding:
- the LOC102670518 gene encoding uncharacterized protein isoform X2, translating into MMRTLCSRFFDVYEKLLTSPNYVTRRQSLKLISEFLLESPNSQIMKRHLKSSLLESHDDIVEGATSYIGCIGKDKFVEEMKKKCTLDGVKISRNGRRTCWSAA
- the LOC102670518 gene encoding uncharacterized protein isoform X1 yields the protein MMRTLCSRFFDVYEKLLTSPNYVTRRQSLKLISEFLLESPNSQIMKRHLKSSLLESHDDIVEAPGATSYIGCIGKDKFVEEMKKKCTLDGVKISRNGRRTCWSAA
- the LOC102670518 gene encoding protein Mo25 isoform X3 is translated as MMRTLCSRFFDVYEKLLTSPNYVTRRQSLKLISEFLLESPNSQIMKRHLKSSLLESHDDIVEDQPKWEKNLLVSCLRFSSNTQTT